From Candidatus Eisenbacteria bacterium, the proteins below share one genomic window:
- the tadA gene encoding tRNA adenosine(34) deaminase TadA — protein MAQDPDRLRGLMRAALAEARRAGARGEVPVGAVVVVDDRVVARAGNDSIGACDPTGHAEIRALRTAARRVGSHRLVGATLVVTLEPCAMCMGAMVHARIARLVFGAEDPKAGAAVSLYRLAEDRRLNHRFAVVGGIEAEAGAALLRDFFRRRRTSRDPNR, from the coding sequence GTGGCACAGGACCCCGATCGCCTGCGCGGGCTCATGCGGGCGGCGCTCGCCGAAGCGCGGCGCGCAGGAGCCCGGGGGGAGGTCCCCGTGGGCGCGGTCGTCGTCGTGGACGACCGGGTCGTCGCCCGGGCGGGCAACGACAGCATCGGCGCCTGCGACCCCACCGGGCACGCCGAGATCCGGGCGTTGCGCACGGCGGCGCGCCGCGTCGGAAGCCACCGCCTGGTCGGAGCGACGCTCGTGGTGACGCTCGAGCCGTGCGCGATGTGCATGGGGGCGATGGTTCACGCGCGGATCGCACGGCTCGTCTTCGGTGCCGAGGATCCGAAGGCCGGCGCGGCCGTATCGCTCTACCGCCTTGCGGAGGATCGCCGCCTGAACCATCGCTTCGCAGTCGTGGGCGGCATCGAGGCCGAGGCAGGCGCCGCGCTTCTCCGCGACTTCTTTCGACGGCGCAGGACGTCGCGCGACCCGAATCGCTAG
- the recR gene encoding recombination mediator RecR: MAHTPSMARLVEHLMRLPGIGEKTATRMAFHVLRSDRELAQALAEALVAMKDDTRLCSQCFALTEQDPCRFCSDVERTSDVVCVVEEPADLIAVERAGTFRGRYHVLHGTIAPLDGVGPDDLKIQPLLVRIREEGMREVIVATNPTVEGEATAIYLAKLLKPLGIRVTRIAHGIPVGGDLEYTDVMTVGRALDGRREM, from the coding sequence ATGGCGCACACGCCCTCGATGGCTCGTCTCGTCGAGCATCTGATGCGCCTGCCGGGCATCGGCGAGAAGACCGCGACGCGCATGGCGTTCCACGTTCTGCGCAGCGACCGCGAGCTCGCGCAGGCGCTGGCCGAAGCGCTGGTCGCCATGAAGGACGACACGCGCCTGTGCTCGCAGTGCTTCGCGTTGACCGAGCAGGATCCCTGCCGCTTCTGCAGCGACGTCGAGCGCACGAGCGACGTTGTCTGCGTCGTTGAAGAGCCCGCGGATCTCATCGCCGTCGAGCGCGCGGGAACCTTCCGCGGCCGCTATCACGTCCTGCACGGGACGATCGCCCCGCTGGACGGGGTCGGGCCCGACGATCTCAAGATCCAGCCGCTCCTGGTCCGCATCCGCGAGGAAGGCATGCGCGAGGTGATCGTCGCGACCAATCCGACCGTCGAGGGCGAGGCGACCGCGATCTACCTCGCGAAGCTGCTGAAGCCGCTCGGCATCCGCGTGACGCGCATCGCGCACGGCATCCCCGTCGGCGGCGACCTCGAGTACACCGACGTCATGACCGTCGGCCGCGCGCTCGACGGCCGTCGCGAGATGTGA
- a CDS encoding sigma-54 dependent transcriptional regulator: MAQPDIDDRHVLPPPDRRDQPKVLVVEDDADIRALLAVFLGDKGFHVKVADTGHRALELLVEEPVDLILSDVRMPGMTGIDLLRTVKERDPEIELVLMSAYSNVRDAVEAIQLGAADYVEKPIDFRRLERVLQTVLEKRNLQHRTRILEQRLQGVVVFEGMVARTQRMLETFAFIERLARYPTTALITGESGTGKELVARAIHNLSPLRDRPFIICNCTTLAPTLLESELFGYVRGAFTGADRDRKGLFEAAHGGTIFLDEIGELPLGVQVKLLRVLENREIKRIGSPEPMRVDIRVIAATNRELPDMVHEATFRDDLYYRLNVGAIQLAPLRERADDIEPLVGHFITACNEKLSRSVAGVSPQVLAILTRYHWPGNVRELANVIERAMVVAKGSVILPEHLPPHLFETRVAPTGDSPRLPELSLEAAEREQILRALQASGGKRIEAARLLGLSRRTLYRKLDRYGIA, encoded by the coding sequence ATGGCACAACCCGACATCGACGATCGTCACGTCCTCCCGCCACCCGACCGCCGCGACCAGCCCAAGGTGCTGGTGGTCGAGGACGACGCGGACATCCGGGCACTCCTGGCCGTCTTCCTCGGCGACAAGGGCTTCCACGTGAAGGTGGCCGACACCGGGCACCGCGCGCTGGAGCTCCTGGTCGAGGAACCGGTCGACCTCATCCTGTCCGACGTCCGCATGCCGGGCATGACGGGAATCGACCTCCTGCGGACGGTGAAGGAGCGCGATCCCGAGATCGAGCTCGTGCTCATGAGCGCCTACTCCAACGTGCGCGACGCGGTGGAGGCGATCCAACTCGGCGCGGCCGACTACGTCGAGAAGCCGATCGACTTCCGCCGGCTCGAGCGTGTGCTGCAGACGGTGCTCGAGAAGCGCAACCTGCAGCATCGCACGCGGATCCTCGAGCAGCGCCTGCAGGGCGTCGTCGTCTTCGAGGGCATGGTCGCGCGCACCCAGCGCATGCTCGAGACGTTCGCCTTCATCGAGCGCCTGGCGCGCTACCCCACGACGGCGCTCATCACCGGCGAGAGTGGCACGGGCAAGGAGCTCGTGGCGCGCGCGATCCACAACCTCTCGCCGCTCCGCGACCGTCCCTTCATCATCTGCAACTGCACGACGCTCGCGCCGACCCTGCTGGAGAGCGAGCTCTTCGGCTACGTGCGTGGCGCGTTCACCGGCGCCGACCGCGATCGCAAGGGGCTCTTCGAAGCCGCCCACGGCGGGACGATCTTCCTCGACGAGATCGGCGAGCTGCCGCTCGGCGTCCAGGTGAAGCTCCTCCGCGTCCTCGAGAACCGCGAGATCAAGCGCATTGGATCGCCGGAGCCGATGCGCGTCGACATCCGCGTCATCGCCGCCACCAATCGCGAGCTGCCGGACATGGTTCACGAGGCGACGTTTCGCGACGACCTGTACTACCGGCTGAACGTCGGTGCGATCCAGCTCGCGCCGCTGCGCGAGCGCGCCGACGACATCGAGCCGCTCGTCGGCCACTTCATCACGGCGTGCAACGAGAAGCTGTCACGCAGCGTCGCCGGCGTGAGCCCGCAGGTCCTCGCCATCCTCACGCGCTATCATTGGCCGGGCAACGTCCGCGAGCTCGCCAACGTCATCGAGCGCGCCATGGTGGTCGCGAAGGGCAGCGTGATCCTGCCCGAGCACCTGCCGCCCCACCTCTTCGAGACCCGCGTCGCCCCGACCGGAGACAGCCCGCGCCTCCCCGAGCTCTCGCTCGAGGCGGCCGAGCGCGAGCAGATCCTGCGTGCGCTCCAGGCGTCGGGTGGCAAGCGCATCGAAGCGGCCCGACTGCTCGGGCTGTCGCGCCGCACCCTGTACCGCAAGCTCGACCGCTACGGGATCGCGTGA
- a CDS encoding retropepsin-like aspartic protease: MRLAAVVVAAILTTSCALFDRASGKGEVPLRGDGTSWLVQVTVNDRASGLFLVDTGASYCVLAPAFARGLALPPTDKAVTLHTANGIVRAPVVRIATLDLGTTRAHDVQAIVHDAVGPKLDGVIGLNFLNQYRYAIDPQRRTLHLQ; this comes from the coding sequence ATGCGCCTTGCGGCCGTAGTGGTCGCGGCGATCCTCACCACGTCCTGCGCTCTGTTCGACCGGGCCTCCGGCAAAGGCGAAGTCCCGCTGCGCGGCGACGGCACGAGCTGGCTGGTGCAGGTCACCGTGAACGACCGTGCGAGCGGCCTCTTCCTGGTCGACACGGGCGCCAGCTACTGCGTGCTCGCCCCCGCCTTCGCGCGTGGCCTGGCCCTGCCCCCGACCGACAAGGCGGTCACGCTCCACACCGCCAACGGCATCGTGCGCGCGCCCGTCGTCCGCATCGCCACCCTCGACCTCGGCACGACGCGCGCGCACGACGTCCAGGCGATCGTCCACGACGCGGTCGGCCCGAAGCTCGACGGCGTCATCGGCCTCAACTTCTTGAACCAGTATCGCTACGCGATCGATCCGCAGCGCCGCACGCTGCACCTGCAATAG
- a CDS encoding SDR family NAD(P)-dependent oxidoreductase, with protein sequence MDPFTGRVAVITGGAGGIGMALARAFAARGAKLVLADVDEAALARAASELRDRGASVHTVQTDVGDRAQVEALADAAFSRFGGAHIVCNNAGIALFGEMAHATHKDWEYTMRVNFWGVVHGVEAFVPRLIAQRAGGHVVNTASMAGLVGMQWLGIYCASKFAVVGLSEGLQRELAPHRIGVSVLCPMIVETNINANSLRNRPAPLRNPDHTDSPPDIEAGTMVGSVIKVEEVARRVVRAIDRGDFYVLTHPEQREILRRRARRQDQMFEPDKW encoded by the coding sequence ATGGATCCATTCACGGGGCGGGTCGCGGTCATCACGGGTGGCGCGGGCGGCATCGGCATGGCGCTCGCACGCGCCTTCGCGGCGCGAGGCGCGAAGCTCGTGCTCGCCGACGTCGACGAGGCGGCCCTGGCGCGGGCCGCGAGCGAGCTGCGCGACCGCGGCGCTTCCGTGCACACCGTGCAGACCGACGTCGGCGACCGCGCCCAGGTCGAAGCGCTCGCCGACGCCGCATTCAGCCGGTTCGGCGGAGCGCACATCGTCTGCAACAACGCCGGCATCGCCCTGTTCGGCGAGATGGCCCACGCGACGCACAAGGACTGGGAATACACGATGCGCGTCAACTTCTGGGGCGTCGTGCACGGCGTCGAAGCGTTCGTCCCGCGCCTCATCGCGCAGCGCGCCGGCGGGCACGTGGTCAACACGGCGTCCATGGCCGGCCTCGTCGGCATGCAGTGGCTCGGCATCTACTGCGCGTCGAAGTTCGCCGTCGTCGGCCTGTCCGAGGGGCTCCAGCGCGAGCTCGCGCCGCACCGCATCGGCGTCTCGGTCCTGTGCCCGATGATCGTCGAGACCAACATCAACGCCAACTCGCTGCGCAACCGCCCGGCGCCGCTGCGCAACCCCGACCACACCGACAGTCCGCCCGACATCGAGGCCGGCACCATGGTCGGGAGCGTCATCAAGGTCGAAGAGGTCGCACGCCGCGTGGTACGGGCCATCGATCGCGGCGATTTCTACGTCCTGACGCACCCCGAGCAGCGCGAGATCCTGCGCCGGCGCGCGCGCCGCCAGGATCAGATGTTCGAACCCGACAAGTGGTGA
- a CDS encoding helix-turn-helix domain-containing protein yields the protein MRKAATRLHRSHIFSSQVAQPNTESCPRFLRTPVARQLLPLSRRAPRAMHRSEGHKMEENAGNLVRGLRQKLGMTQEEFAHEIAVTVSTVNRWENAHAEPSKLAWKAIQDLARKRGLPDDLARHSLDN from the coding sequence ATGCGGAAGGCGGCGACACGCCTGCACCGCTCGCACATTTTTTCGTCGCAGGTGGCACAGCCGAACACCGAGAGTTGCCCGCGTTTTCTGCGTACGCCCGTGGCACGTCAGTTGCTGCCGCTTTCCCGACGCGCACCACGCGCGATGCACCGCTCAGAGGGACACAAAATGGAAGAAAACGCTGGCAACCTCGTCCGTGGCCTCCGGCAGAAGCTCGGCATGACCCAGGAAGAATTCGCGCACGAGATCGCCGTGACGGTCTCGACCGTCAACCGCTGGGAGAACGCGCACGCCGAGCCGAGCAAGCTCGCGTGGAAGGCGATCCAGGATCTCGCGCGCAAGCGCGGCCTGCCCGACGACCTCGCGCGCCACTCGCTCGACAACTAG
- a CDS encoding PH domain-containing protein — protein MDAGATRGQSTALATIAHARPHPIVMGNAVTFAAFVALVVTLLIKNNPDLSLETDWRIAQWGIVVALLGFVLPLLRWRTGWIELDAEHVRWTIGILPRRHFESRLDELQGIVVEQGWVGKALGYATLRVVDATGAERVYAPAGDVGALRAAAVKCDTSRRGRREGRRT, from the coding sequence ATGGATGCCGGTGCGACGCGAGGTCAGTCGACCGCCCTCGCCACCATCGCACACGCTCGCCCGCATCCGATCGTGATGGGCAATGCGGTGACCTTCGCGGCGTTCGTCGCGCTCGTCGTGACGCTGCTCATCAAGAACAATCCGGACCTCTCGCTCGAGACCGACTGGCGCATCGCGCAATGGGGCATCGTCGTCGCGTTGCTCGGGTTCGTCCTGCCGCTGCTGCGATGGCGCACCGGGTGGATCGAGCTGGACGCTGAGCATGTGCGTTGGACGATCGGCATCCTGCCGCGCCGGCACTTCGAGAGCCGCCTCGACGAGCTGCAGGGGATCGTCGTGGAGCAGGGGTGGGTCGGGAAGGCGCTCGGCTACGCGACGCTACGGGTCGTCGACGCGACCGGCGCCGAACGGGTCTACGCGCCCGCAGGCGACGTGGGCGCGCTCCGCGCCGCGGCGGTGAAATGCGACACCTCACGCCGTGGGCGGCGCGAGGGACGGCGGACCTGA
- a CDS encoding lysoplasmalogenase — MPAQFIGVVIAIGTAHLVAYYGGLHVVAGVLKPLPVLLLAWAVWSLGDVTPTYRALLASGLVFSAMGDVSLVFHRGFLAGLSSFFVAHLCYITAFAAGARGGSSATLVAVGLVVFAVAMLAYLWPYVARRRGPIVAYVAVLTTMVWCAVARALTPGALAGAGAAAAGSLSFLVSDGALAVNRFARPFAGAHGVVMVTYYAAQLLIAASALI, encoded by the coding sequence GTGCCCGCGCAGTTCATCGGCGTCGTGATCGCGATCGGTACCGCGCACCTGGTCGCATACTATGGTGGTCTGCACGTCGTCGCCGGGGTGCTGAAGCCGCTCCCCGTCTTGCTGCTCGCGTGGGCGGTGTGGTCGCTCGGCGACGTGACACCGACCTATCGCGCGCTGCTGGCGTCGGGCTTGGTCTTCTCGGCAATGGGGGACGTGAGCCTCGTCTTCCATCGCGGATTCCTCGCGGGTCTGTCGAGCTTCTTCGTCGCGCACCTCTGCTACATCACGGCCTTCGCCGCCGGCGCGCGCGGCGGGTCGAGCGCGACGCTGGTCGCCGTCGGGCTCGTCGTGTTCGCCGTCGCGATGCTGGCCTATCTCTGGCCGTACGTGGCGCGGCGTCGCGGTCCCATCGTCGCGTACGTGGCGGTGCTCACGACCATGGTCTGGTGCGCCGTGGCGCGCGCGCTCACGCCCGGCGCGCTCGCCGGCGCAGGCGCGGCGGCGGCGGGGTCCCTCAGCTTTCTCGTCTCGGACGGCGCCCTGGCGGTGAACCGCTTCGCCCGTCCGTTCGCGGGCGCGCACGGCGTCGTGATGGTCACGTACTACGCGGCGCAGCTGCTGATCGCCGCCTCGGCGCTCATCTAG
- a CDS encoding OB-fold domain-containing protein: MSDASAAATAPKGRRPIVPFLKLPEGGEPYLAGQRCSKCGAIYLGHRLACAKCLGRGPFTEVPLSRTGELYVWSIVHQSFPGVPVPYVVGVVDLPEGVSVRCNLVEVAPDPKALEFGMKVEMTTGVSQQDKEGNDVVAFYFRPARN, encoded by the coding sequence ATGAGTGACGCGTCCGCTGCCGCGACGGCGCCGAAGGGACGGCGTCCGATCGTTCCGTTCCTGAAGCTCCCGGAGGGGGGCGAGCCGTATCTCGCCGGTCAGCGCTGCTCGAAGTGCGGCGCGATCTACCTCGGGCATCGCCTCGCATGCGCCAAGTGTCTCGGGCGCGGTCCGTTCACCGAGGTACCGCTGTCGCGAACGGGCGAGCTCTACGTCTGGTCGATCGTGCACCAGTCCTTCCCGGGCGTCCCGGTCCCCTACGTGGTCGGCGTCGTCGACCTGCCCGAAGGCGTCTCGGTGCGCTGCAACCTCGTCGAGGTCGCGCCCGACCCGAAGGCGCTCGAGTTCGGGATGAAGGTCGAGATGACCACCGGCGTGTCGCAGCAGGACAAGGAAGGCAACGACGTCGTGGCGTTCTACTTCCGCCCCGCGCGGAACTGA
- a CDS encoding HDOD domain-containing protein — translation MRERPKGGGEPLQPELREGVRSTLTRLSRTGELPTLPAAATAAMAIARDPEAGVDALCNVIRRDVGLSARILRVANSAAYARRVPARTLVDAVLTLGLRKTCDLLVAANAKQLFRAVPRYAERLWKHALAAALAAEEVACETRALDPHLVFLPGLFHDVGRIAFFIAAVEGGPGTTDETFASAEAHPDRERAWYGFDHAEAGAILAEEWGLAHDQVEAIRWYHQPAQAERGQLLAAVINVADAMAYAMGFGGGGPTPEDVGHVILGFTQAQLDGILSRARAAYGVHAVLLA, via the coding sequence GTGCGGGAGCGACCGAAGGGCGGGGGAGAGCCCCTGCAACCCGAGCTGCGCGAGGGCGTTCGCAGCACGCTGACGCGCCTGTCGCGCACGGGGGAGCTGCCGACCCTGCCGGCCGCGGCGACCGCGGCCATGGCGATCGCCCGCGACCCCGAAGCCGGCGTCGACGCCCTCTGCAACGTCATCCGCCGCGACGTCGGTCTCTCGGCGCGCATCCTGCGCGTCGCGAATTCGGCGGCGTACGCGCGTCGCGTTCCGGCGCGCACGCTGGTCGACGCGGTGCTGACCTTGGGGCTGCGCAAGACCTGCGATCTCCTGGTGGCGGCGAACGCGAAGCAGCTCTTCCGCGCGGTCCCGCGCTATGCGGAGCGGCTGTGGAAACACGCGCTCGCGGCGGCGCTCGCGGCCGAGGAAGTCGCGTGCGAAACGCGCGCCCTCGATCCGCATCTCGTCTTTCTCCCCGGGCTCTTCCACGACGTGGGCCGGATCGCGTTCTTCATCGCGGCGGTCGAGGGCGGACCGGGCACGACCGACGAGACGTTCGCGAGCGCGGAGGCGCACCCCGATCGCGAGCGCGCGTGGTACGGCTTCGACCACGCCGAAGCGGGCGCGATCCTCGCCGAGGAGTGGGGCCTCGCGCACGATCAAGTAGAGGCGATTCGCTGGTACCACCAGCCGGCGCAGGCCGAGCGCGGCCAGCTCCTCGCGGCGGTGATCAACGTCGCCGATGCGATGGCCTATGCCATGGGGTTCGGGGGCGGCGGGCCCACACCCGAGGACGTCGGCCACGTGATCCTCGGATTCACGCAGGCGCAGCTCGACGGAATCCTTTCCCGCGCGCGTGCCGCCTACGGTGTGCACGCGGTTCTGCTCGCCTGA
- the dnaX gene encoding DNA polymerase III subunit gamma/tau, translating into MTYQVLARRLRPQRFDDVVGQEHVTRTLQAAIRAGRIAHAFLFTGPRGVGKTTTARILAKALQCEKGLSPDPCNACSTCHEIAEGIAFDVLEIDGASHTQVDKMRDLMETVAHRPMKSRFKIYIIDEVHMLSSHSFNALLKTLEEPPAHVKFIFATTDPQKVLPTVLSRCQRYDLRRIGAGELVAHLESAARAEGRSLSPGALALLAREAEGSLRDAQSLLEQVLASGATTIDEAGVRDVIGGADRQLVVDVADGILAGDPGRCLASLRTLYAHGYDARRFCRDLLEHFRHLAILAATGDRSLIAGLPDTEVETIATQARLRSGDDLQRSFHLLLEADEALAVPSRTIEPQLVLEMAVLRLATLGPLVPLDELTRRLEALAGGSQRRPPASASGPSAPRATATPASSVVAGASDVRRLWDALLARVQEEKVALYLALAAARPLGIDGTRLRIGVENEVMRRDLNRKETLERLRTIAGAVAGRPLQVDIEPLPAEHVADTPAAQARRRTEETLADPLVQAAVEIFGAEVRGVRDRRSQ; encoded by the coding sequence ATGACGTACCAGGTCCTGGCGCGACGGCTTCGGCCGCAGCGATTCGACGACGTCGTCGGGCAGGAGCACGTGACGCGCACGCTGCAGGCGGCCATCCGCGCGGGCCGGATCGCGCACGCATTTCTGTTCACCGGTCCGCGTGGCGTCGGTAAGACGACGACCGCCCGCATCCTGGCCAAGGCGCTCCAATGCGAGAAGGGGCTCTCGCCGGACCCGTGCAACGCCTGCTCGACCTGCCACGAGATCGCCGAGGGCATCGCCTTCGACGTGCTCGAGATCGACGGTGCCTCCCACACGCAGGTCGACAAGATGCGCGACCTGATGGAGACCGTGGCCCACCGGCCGATGAAGAGCCGGTTCAAGATCTACATCATCGACGAGGTGCACATGCTCTCGTCGCACTCGTTCAACGCCCTCCTGAAGACGCTCGAGGAGCCGCCGGCGCACGTGAAGTTCATCTTCGCGACCACCGATCCCCAGAAGGTGCTGCCGACCGTGCTCTCGCGCTGCCAGCGCTACGACCTGCGACGCATCGGCGCCGGCGAGCTCGTGGCCCATCTCGAGAGCGCGGCGCGGGCCGAGGGACGTTCGTTGTCGCCCGGCGCGCTCGCGCTCCTGGCGCGCGAGGCCGAGGGGAGCCTGCGCGACGCGCAGTCGCTCCTGGAGCAGGTGCTCGCCAGCGGCGCCACGACGATCGACGAAGCGGGCGTCCGCGACGTCATCGGCGGCGCCGACCGGCAGCTCGTGGTCGACGTCGCCGACGGCATCCTCGCCGGCGACCCGGGTCGTTGCCTCGCGAGCCTTCGTACGCTGTACGCGCACGGCTACGACGCGCGCCGGTTCTGCCGCGACCTGCTCGAGCACTTCCGTCACCTCGCGATTCTCGCTGCGACCGGCGACCGATCGCTCATCGCCGGCCTGCCCGACACGGAGGTCGAGACGATCGCGACGCAGGCGCGCCTGCGCTCCGGTGACGACCTGCAGCGCTCCTTTCATCTGCTCCTCGAGGCCGACGAGGCGCTCGCGGTACCGTCGCGCACGATCGAGCCGCAGCTGGTGCTCGAGATGGCCGTCCTGCGCCTGGCGACCCTGGGTCCGCTCGTGCCGCTCGACGAGCTGACCCGACGGCTCGAAGCGCTCGCGGGGGGATCGCAGCGCCGGCCGCCGGCCAGCGCATCGGGCCCGTCGGCGCCGCGCGCCACGGCGACGCCGGCGTCGTCGGTCGTCGCTGGAGCGTCCGATGTCCGGCGCCTGTGGGATGCGTTGCTCGCCCGCGTGCAGGAGGAGAAGGTCGCGCTCTATCTCGCGCTCGCGGCCGCGCGCCCGCTCGGCATCGACGGCACGCGCCTGCGCATCGGGGTCGAGAACGAGGTCATGCGGCGCGATCTCAATCGCAAGGAGACGCTCGAGCGGCTGCGGACGATCGCCGGCGCGGTGGCCGGACGGCCGCTCCAGGTCGACATCGAGCCGTTGCCCGCCGAGCACGTTGCCGACACGCCGGCGGCGCAGGCGCGCCGGCGTACCGAGGAGACGCTCGCCGATCCGCTCGTGCAGGCCGCGGTCGAGATCTTCGGCGCCGAGGTGCGCGGTGTGCGTGATCGGCGGTCACAGTAA
- a CDS encoding response regulator: MEPQTKPRILIVEDHPLIAELIETRLRIEGMSPTKCTGGREALGALSTEQFDAVILDIMMPDVDGYEVLRSIRSTPATASLPVIFLTAKSAPADIEKGLALGANHYITKPFSGQDLMRKLRLCLAGRKQSSAESPAAG; the protein is encoded by the coding sequence ATGGAGCCGCAGACCAAGCCACGTATTCTCATCGTCGAGGATCATCCGCTGATCGCGGAGCTGATCGAGACGCGGCTGCGCATCGAGGGCATGTCGCCCACCAAGTGTACCGGTGGACGCGAGGCGCTCGGTGCGCTGTCGACCGAGCAGTTCGACGCCGTGATCCTCGACATCATGATGCCCGACGTCGACGGGTACGAGGTCCTCCGCTCGATCCGGTCGACGCCCGCGACCGCCTCGCTGCCCGTGATCTTCCTCACGGCGAAGTCGGCCCCCGCCGACATCGAGAAGGGGCTCGCGCTCGGCGCGAACCACTACATCACGAAGCCGTTCAGCGGACAGGACCTGATGCGGAAGCTCCGTCTGTGCCTCGCCGGCCGCAAGCAGTCGTCGGCGGAATCGCCCGCCGCGGGGTGA
- a CDS encoding YbaB/EbfC family nucleoid-associated protein has product MASGFDLGGLLKQAQELQERLASTQADLAKRTVEGSAGGGMVTATVNGKLEVVAIRIDPAVLDKPDREMLQDLVVAAVNTAIRSAQQLMGEEMGKLTGMLGMKLPGMG; this is encoded by the coding sequence ATGGCGAGCGGATTCGATCTGGGCGGGCTGCTGAAGCAGGCACAGGAGCTCCAGGAGCGGCTGGCCTCGACGCAGGCGGACCTCGCCAAGCGCACCGTCGAGGGCTCGGCCGGCGGCGGCATGGTGACGGCCACGGTGAACGGCAAGCTCGAAGTGGTCGCGATCCGCATCGATCCCGCCGTGCTCGACAAACCCGACCGCGAGATGCTGCAGGATCTCGTCGTCGCGGCGGTGAACACGGCCATCCGCTCGGCGCAGCAGCTGATGGGGGAGGAAATGGGGAAGCTGACGGGCATGCTCGGCATGAAGCTGCCGGGGATGGGCTGA
- a CDS encoding beta-ketoacyl synthase N-terminal-like domain-containing protein, whose amino-acid sequence MGEGFVAGVAMLKFGRYKDRDVTDLGGEAALAALDDAGLTMRDVEFMAAGCLMQANAMVGQRILHEIGQTGIPVVNVANACATGSTAFREAYLAVAAGEVDVALAVGVEQMGKAGLLGGGGGSGIRTEGVIGSGLMPAVFGQAGMEHMRKYGTTAEQFAKVAVKNHHHATLNPLSQYQVETPLEQVMGARMVAYPNTLLMCCPSGDGAAAAVVVSAKKAREIGAKVKVLASVLTSDPWSDRDLTHPDVNTLTRNAAKKAYERAGVGPQDVGLVELHDCFATAELLHYENLGLCEDGEAGRMIDEGETTHGGRVPVNVSGGLLSKGHPLGATGVANIYEIVTHLRGRADKRQVPNAKVGLAHVIGLGSACTINLLGV is encoded by the coding sequence ATGGGTGAAGGATTCGTCGCGGGCGTGGCCATGTTGAAGTTCGGTCGCTACAAGGACCGCGACGTCACCGATCTCGGCGGCGAGGCCGCGCTCGCGGCGCTCGACGACGCCGGCCTCACGATGCGCGACGTCGAGTTCATGGCGGCCGGCTGCCTCATGCAGGCGAACGCCATGGTGGGCCAGCGCATCCTGCACGAGATCGGACAGACCGGCATCCCGGTCGTGAACGTCGCGAACGCGTGCGCGACCGGGTCGACCGCCTTCCGCGAAGCGTATCTCGCCGTCGCGGCCGGCGAGGTCGACGTCGCGCTCGCCGTCGGCGTCGAGCAGATGGGCAAGGCCGGGCTGCTGGGTGGCGGCGGCGGCTCGGGCATCCGCACCGAGGGCGTCATCGGCAGCGGGCTCATGCCGGCCGTCTTCGGGCAGGCGGGCATGGAGCACATGCGCAAGTACGGCACGACGGCCGAGCAGTTCGCGAAGGTCGCCGTCAAGAACCACCACCACGCGACGTTGAACCCGCTCTCGCAGTATCAGGTCGAGACGCCGCTCGAGCAGGTCATGGGCGCGCGCATGGTGGCGTACCCGAATACGCTCCTCATGTGCTGCCCCTCGGGCGACGGTGCGGCGGCGGCCGTCGTCGTGTCGGCGAAAAAGGCGCGCGAGATCGGCGCCAAGGTGAAGGTGCTCGCGTCGGTGCTCACGTCGGATCCATGGTCGGACCGCGACCTCACGCATCCCGACGTGAACACGCTCACGCGCAACGCCGCAAAGAAGGCGTACGAGCGCGCGGGCGTCGGCCCGCAGGACGTCGGCCTCGTCGAGCTGCACGACTGCTTCGCGACCGCCGAGCTGCTCCACTACGAGAACCTCGGCCTCTGCGAGGACGGCGAAGCCGGTCGCATGATCGACGAAGGCGAGACCACCCACGGCGGACGCGTCCCCGTGAACGTCTCTGGCGGCCTCCTCTCCAAGGGGCACCCGCTCGGCGCCACCGGCGTCGCGAACATCTACGAGATCGTGACCCACCTCCGCGGCCGCGCCGACAAGCGCCAAGTTCCGAACGCGAAGGTCGGTCTCGCGCACGTGATCGGCCTAGGCTCCGCCTGCACGATCAACCTCCTCGGCGTCTGA